In Gemmatimonadota bacterium, the genomic window CGGGTGCCTTGCCCTTTCACTGGGGGCTACCCCCATCGGGGTGTTCCTGACCCTGCGGCGGATGAGTCTGACCGGGGATGCCATGGCCCACGCCATTCTACCCGGTGCGGCGCTCGGATACCTCGTCGCGGGGCTGTCCCTCGGCGCCATGACGCTCGGCGGGGTGATCGCGGGAGTGACCGTGGCCATGCTCTCCGGACTGGTGGCCCGTACCACCGTGGCCCGCGAGGATTCCAGCCTGGCCGCCTTCTATCTGATTTCCCTCGCCGTCGGGGTCGTCATCGTCTCGACGCGCGGCAGCAATGTCGACCTGCTGCACATCCTGTTCGGCACTGTGCTCGCCTTGAACGATGCCGCCATATTTCTGGTTGCGGGCATCGCCACGGTCACACTGTTCGGACTCGCCGTCCTCTACCGGCCATTGGTGATGGAGTGTTTCGACCCGGGCTTTCTCCGCTCGGTCAGCCCCTTGAGCCCGGTGGGTCATTACAGCTTTCTCGTGCTGGCGGTCCTCAATCTGGTGGGCGGGTTTCATGCCCTGGGGACCCTGATGGCGGTGGGGATCATGATCCTTCCCGCGGCTGCCGCCCGGTTCTGGACGCGTGACCTCGCGCCCCTGGTGGTCATCGGTGTGATTGCGGCCTTTCTGGGCGGGTATGTCGGCCTGTTGTTGTCCTATCACGCCAGCTTGCCTTCCGGTCCCGCCATCATCCTGACGGCGGGAGCGTTCTATCTGTTTTCACTGTCCTTCGGGCCTGACGGCGTAATCATGACGCACCTCAGGCCACGCCGCCATCTGGAAGCGTGATGCCAGAAATGAATCAGGATATACCCATGATATTCAGACGATCTGTCCTTTCTTCCGTTTTAGCCGCCTGTTTGATCGCCGTGTCAGGACCGGGGACTGCCCGGGCCGATGCCCCCATCGACGTAGTCGCATCGTTCAGCATCCTGGGGGATATGGTTCAACAGATCGGTGGCGAACGGGTGCTTGTCACGACCCTCGTCGGCCCCGATGGAGATGCGCACGTCTATCAGCCGACCCCGGCGGACGCCCGGTCCGTCGCGAAAGCCCGGCTGCTGGTCGTGAATGGATTGGGGTTTGAAGGCTGGATGGACCGCCTGACGGAGGCATCCGGATTCAAGGGGCGGGTGGTGACGGCGACCGCCGGCGTCAAGCCCCTCTGGATCGCGGACCAAGACCGCCGCGAGATCGATCCCCATGCGTGGCAGAGCCTGGCCAATGCCCGGATCTATGTTCGCAACATCGCCGACGGATTGGCTGCGGTCGATCCTGCGGGGGCCGAAATCTATAGCCACAATGCAGCACGCTATATGGAGGAGATCAACACGATCGAGGCACAGGTTCTCGAGGCGATCGATTCGCTGCCGGTCGAACGGCGCAAGGTGGTCACCTCCCATGACGCATTCGGCTATCTATCGGCAGCCTACGGCATCGAGTTCCATGCGCCGGTCGGTTTCAGCACCGAAGCGGAGCCCTCCGCCGGCGACGTGGCCAGGCTGATTCGCCAGATCAACAGGGATAAGATCCCGGCCGTCTTCATCGACAACATTTCCGACCGCCGCCTGCTCGACCAGATCGTCCGGGAAACCGGCGCGCAGATCGGCGGCACGCTCTATTCCGACGCGTTGTCGAAGGCGGACGGTCCGGCCGGCACCCACCTTGGCATGATGTTACACAACATCCGCACGCTGGTCGCCGCCTTAGGTGATTGACCGGATTTGGAACTGAGCGTTTATGTTTAGTCTGTGGTGTTAACGCAATTCCTTGATAGCCGCCGCACGCATCTGCCCGCCGGGGGATGTGCG contains:
- a CDS encoding metal ABC transporter permease; its protein translation is MYDAVIAPFVEFGFMRRALVGCLALSLGATPIGVFLTLRRMSLTGDAMAHAILPGAALGYLVAGLSLGAMTLGGVIAGVTVAMLSGLVARTTVAREDSSLAAFYLISLAVGVVIVSTRGSNVDLLHILFGTVLALNDAAIFLVAGIATVTLFGLAVLYRPLVMECFDPGFLRSVSPLSPVGHYSFLVLAVLNLVGGFHALGTLMAVGIMILPAAAARFWTRDLAPLVVIGVIAAFLGGYVGLLLSYHASLPSGPAIILTAGAFYLFSLSFGPDGVIMTHLRPRRHLEA
- a CDS encoding metal ABC transporter substrate-binding protein; translation: MIFRRSVLSSVLAACLIAVSGPGTARADAPIDVVASFSILGDMVQQIGGERVLVTTLVGPDGDAHVYQPTPADARSVAKARLLVVNGLGFEGWMDRLTEASGFKGRVVTATAGVKPLWIADQDRREIDPHAWQSLANARIYVRNIADGLAAVDPAGAEIYSHNAARYMEEINTIEAQVLEAIDSLPVERRKVVTSHDAFGYLSAAYGIEFHAPVGFSTEAEPSAGDVARLIRQINRDKIPAVFIDNISDRRLLDQIVRETGAQIGGTLYSDALSKADGPAGTHLGMMLHNIRTLVAALGD